Proteins encoded within one genomic window of Formosa agariphila KMM 3901:
- a CDS encoding glycosyltransferase family 2 protein — protein sequence MLRNPLVTVICLCYNHERFLIEALESIKNQTYGEIQIIITDDASQDNSVQLIKHWIKNNDALFIENKTNIGNTKSFNTALQHAKGEYIVDLATDDILLPNFIESLVSKFKTSKYKNLGVVFSNVELIEENGAHKYYLYPINNDFTAKTKPVTGNIYSRLLHSYFLSSASILMKTDVLKLLGGYDENLMYEDVDFWFRSSRIYDYDYVDKVLVKKRVVSDSLGTNFKKKNRRKFGESTYIICKKAFNMNEKKSEHKALQNRVIYELKLALKNRDLVTASHFLSLAFKIQLKITL from the coding sequence ATGCTTAGAAATCCGTTAGTAACTGTTATCTGTTTATGCTATAATCATGAGCGTTTTTTAATTGAAGCATTAGAATCTATTAAGAATCAAACGTACGGTGAAATTCAAATTATTATTACCGACGATGCCAGCCAAGATAACTCTGTTCAACTTATAAAGCATTGGATAAAAAACAACGACGCTCTATTTATTGAAAACAAAACAAATATTGGTAATACAAAATCTTTTAACACAGCATTACAACATGCAAAAGGCGAATATATTGTTGATTTAGCTACAGACGACATTCTATTACCCAATTTTATAGAAAGTTTAGTTTCAAAATTTAAGACCTCAAAATATAAGAATCTTGGTGTTGTATTTTCTAATGTAGAACTTATTGAAGAGAACGGAGCTCACAAATATTACCTATACCCTATTAATAACGATTTTACTGCAAAAACAAAACCTGTAACAGGGAACATTTATTCACGGTTACTACATAGCTACTTCTTGAGTTCTGCCTCTATATTAATGAAGACAGATGTCTTAAAATTGTTAGGTGGTTATGATGAAAATCTAATGTACGAAGATGTCGATTTTTGGTTTAGATCCTCTAGAATTTACGACTATGATTATGTCGATAAAGTACTTGTTAAAAAACGCGTGGTTTCGGATTCTTTAGGTACAAATTTCAAAAAAAAGAACCGTCGGAAATTTGGAGAATCAACGTACATTATCTGTAAAAAAGCCTTCAATATGAACGAAAAAAAATCGGAACACAAGGCCTTACAAAATCGCGTAATATATGAGTTAAAGTTAGCTCTTAAAAACAGAGATTTGGTTACTGCATCACATTTTTTAAGTCTAGCATTTAAAATACAGCTTAAAATAACACTATAA
- a CDS encoding cell division ATP-binding protein FtsE: MSQTVLQLNDVSIFQGDSLVLSNVNVEVFKGDFVYLIGKTGTGKSSFMKTLYGDLPLTQGEGSIVDFNLRTLKEKEIPFLRRKLGVVFQDFKLLVDRNIIENLSFVLKATGWKNKSEMQTRIDEVLEKVGMKTKGFKFPHELSGGEQQRVAIARALLNDPELILADEPTGNLDPQTSIEVMKVLQDINKNGNTILMATHDYALLLKYPSKTLKCDNNQLFEVVQRKN; the protein is encoded by the coding sequence ATGTCGCAAACTGTTCTCCAATTAAACGATGTTTCTATATTTCAAGGCGATAGTCTTGTACTTTCTAATGTAAATGTTGAAGTATTTAAAGGAGATTTCGTTTATCTTATTGGAAAAACCGGAACAGGAAAAAGTAGTTTTATGAAAACGCTTTACGGCGATTTACCCTTAACTCAAGGGGAAGGTAGCATTGTCGATTTTAATTTGCGCACATTAAAAGAAAAAGAAATCCCCTTTTTAAGACGGAAGTTAGGAGTGGTTTTTCAAGACTTTAAACTTTTAGTAGACAGAAACATTATAGAGAATTTAAGTTTTGTTTTAAAAGCTACGGGTTGGAAAAATAAATCTGAAATGCAAACGCGTATAGATGAAGTTCTAGAAAAAGTAGGCATGAAAACTAAAGGATTTAAATTTCCCCATGAACTTTCTGGAGGAGAACAACAGCGTGTTGCAATTGCTCGTGCCTTACTAAACGACCCTGAACTTATTCTTGCCGATGAGCCAACTGGAAATTTAGACCCACAAACGAGTATTGAAGTTATGAAAGTACTTCAAGATATTAATAAAAATGGAAACACCATTTTAATGGCGACTCACGATTACGCGTTACTTTTAAAATACCCAAGCAAAACGTTAAAGTGCGATAACAATCAGCTTTTCGAAGTGGTACAACGTAAAAATTAG
- a CDS encoding TonB-dependent receptor yields MYKQFQYILTFIVFLCGINLTFSQEKDTIQTDVINVVKPYTPTISDAFKLKSTPTLDDDATTQKKEIDYSILSVPVASTYIPTKGKAAVVEQEKPTPVYDNYINFGYGSYGNLQTELNASKEFNRIGSFGARFALDKSKDGIEDEVLDDSFSKLKVELDYINRQRDLTWSVRGGLKAQEYNWYGVDDRYNISKNKNKDVEHNYYDLYLEGDVEYDYTYIRSASLTLRRFYDNFDSGETHLDFDGTVNLPVMDEEINTDVRFEYFSGQAGTTYANSRLPEYGNLLLGVSPSYEIRRDDYTLNVSVSMYYMLGMDSTESNFYLFPNLTGSYRIVDDALIAYGGFTGDVIQNTYRDFVHTNPFLSPSINVKPTDNNFNVYAGMLGKFTNNISYNVKVGYSSEDDKFLFMKNPFPATGDSMAGSTNYKYGNSFQVVYDDINTLQALLEVNADMNKNLKIGFRAEYNNYHTTLEEEAWNLPSIKGSLFGDYVSDYKWFAGANFFYVGERKDQNLLQTGTTTTSEIIDVKGYFDLNLNGGYNVSNAFTVFVKLNNLTAQNYEHWDNYNLQGFQVLGGATFQFDF; encoded by the coding sequence ATGTATAAGCAATTTCAATATATATTGACATTTATCGTGTTTTTATGTGGGATAAATCTAACTTTTTCCCAAGAGAAAGATACAATTCAAACAGATGTGATAAACGTGGTTAAACCGTATACACCAACAATTTCTGATGCCTTTAAATTAAAATCGACTCCTACCTTAGACGATGATGCAACAACTCAGAAAAAAGAAATAGATTACAGTATCTTATCTGTTCCTGTGGCGTCTACATACATTCCAACTAAAGGGAAAGCAGCAGTAGTCGAGCAAGAAAAACCGACACCTGTTTACGATAACTATATTAATTTTGGTTATGGGTCTTACGGGAATCTTCAAACAGAATTAAATGCGTCTAAAGAATTTAATCGTATTGGTTCTTTTGGAGCACGGTTTGCCCTAGATAAATCTAAGGACGGAATTGAAGATGAGGTTTTAGATGATTCTTTCTCAAAATTGAAAGTAGAACTAGACTACATTAACAGACAGAGAGATTTAACATGGAGTGTTCGTGGAGGATTAAAAGCTCAGGAATACAATTGGTATGGTGTAGACGACCGATATAATATAAGTAAAAATAAAAACAAAGACGTAGAGCATAATTATTACGATTTGTACTTAGAAGGAGATGTAGAATACGACTATACTTATATTAGATCGGCAAGTTTAACCTTAAGACGTTTTTACGATAATTTTGATTCTGGCGAAACTCATTTAGATTTCGATGGTACAGTAAACTTACCTGTTATGGACGAAGAAATTAATACAGATGTAAGGTTCGAGTATTTTAGTGGTCAAGCAGGAACTACATATGCCAACAGCCGTCTTCCAGAATACGGTAACCTGCTACTTGGAGTTTCTCCAAGTTATGAAATTAGACGCGACGACTATACATTAAATGTAAGTGTATCTATGTATTATATGTTAGGAATGGATAGTACAGAAAGTAATTTTTATCTGTTTCCAAATTTAACTGGTTCTTACAGGATTGTAGACGATGCACTTATTGCTTATGGCGGATTTACTGGAGATGTTATTCAGAATACATACCGAGATTTTGTGCATACTAATCCGTTTTTGTCTCCTAGTATTAATGTAAAACCTACAGATAATAATTTTAATGTTTATGCAGGTATGTTAGGGAAATTTACTAATAACATCAGTTATAATGTAAAGGTCGGGTATTCATCAGAGGATGATAAGTTTTTATTTATGAAGAATCCATTTCCAGCAACAGGAGATAGTATGGCGGGGTCTACAAATTATAAATACGGAAACTCATTTCAAGTGGTTTACGACGACATTAATACCTTACAAGCTTTACTAGAAGTAAATGCTGATATGAATAAGAATTTAAAAATCGGATTTAGAGCAGAATACAATAATTACCACACCACTTTAGAAGAAGAAGCGTGGAATTTACCAAGCATTAAAGGATCTTTGTTCGGAGACTATGTGTCCGATTACAAATGGTTTGCAGGAGCTAACTTTTTCTATGTTGGCGAACGTAAAGACCAAAACCTATTACAAACAGGAACAACAACAACATCAGAAATTATTGACGTAAAAGGTTATTTCGATTTAAACCTAAATGGTGGATATAATGTAAGTAATGCGTTTACCGTTTTTGTGAAACTTAATAATTTAACTGCTCAAAATTACGAGCACTGGGATAATTATAATTTACAAGGGTTTCAAGTGTTGGGTGGAGCGACATTTCAATTCGATTTCTAG
- a CDS encoding glycosyltransferase family 2 protein has product MLSVLIPVYNYDVVDLVQNLHNQLMASQTPFEIICLDDASQTECISVNSNIESLAYTTFLKSSENNGRTKTRQLLCEASTFEWLLFIDADTLPVTETFISNYLEFISSEHEAIFGGFSYPKTPPPQHKILRWKYGRTKEAVDASIRNKTPYKVVISANFLIKKSVFKSINGQIDCKGYGLDNYFGALLKSEKINVFHINNAVNHLGLENNEMYLNKMTSAIQMLIKLVDENKIQNHDNDLLTLFSFLKKTKLNVIFSKIYKAYNLQMKNNLVSSNPSINLLQFYRISYMCYANLNS; this is encoded by the coding sequence ATGTTATCTGTATTAATTCCTGTTTATAACTATGACGTTGTTGATTTAGTGCAGAACCTGCATAATCAACTCATGGCATCTCAAACTCCTTTTGAGATTATTTGTTTAGACGATGCATCGCAAACAGAATGTATTTCAGTAAACAGTAATATTGAATCTTTAGCATATACTACTTTTTTAAAATCATCAGAGAACAATGGTCGTACCAAAACACGGCAATTACTTTGTGAGGCGTCTACATTTGAATGGTTATTATTTATAGATGCAGATACGCTTCCGGTGACAGAGACATTTATTTCAAATTACTTGGAGTTTATTTCATCTGAACACGAAGCCATTTTCGGTGGTTTTTCTTATCCTAAAACTCCACCTCCACAGCATAAAATATTAAGATGGAAATATGGACGCACTAAAGAAGCGGTTGATGCTTCAATTAGAAATAAAACCCCATATAAAGTCGTTATTTCTGCTAACTTTTTAATAAAAAAATCTGTTTTCAAAAGCATTAACGGACAAATAGACTGTAAAGGTTATGGCTTAGACAATTATTTTGGAGCACTTCTTAAAAGCGAAAAGATAAACGTATTCCATATAAATAATGCAGTGAATCATCTTGGTCTTGAAAACAATGAGATGTATTTAAATAAAATGACATCTGCAATTCAGATGCTTATAAAACTTGTGGATGAAAATAAAATACAGAATCACGATAATGACCTACTCACTTTATTTTCGTTTCTTAAAAAGACAAAATTAAATGTTATCTTTTCTAAGATTTATAAAGCGTATAATTTACAAATGAAAAACAATTTGGTGAGCAGCAACCCTTCTATCAACTTACTGCAATTTTATCGTATATCTTATATGTGTTATGCCAACTTAAACTCGTAA
- a CDS encoding class I SAM-dependent methyltransferase: protein MKDILGQALLDYQNGNYTEDIITSTNISDEDILPIPYLFREFKDMPKLEQKALKLVKGHVLDVGCGAGGHSLYLQNKGIIVKSIDISEGAISVCNTRGVNHAEVASILDITEQFDTILLLMNGTGIFEKLSYVTKYLSHLKSLLKPKGQILIDSSDIQYMYEDEDGGLWIDTNANYYGELDYYMSYKGVKETPLTWLYLDFETLKNACLTVGLNCENVQEGEHFDYLAKLTLNE from the coding sequence ATGAAAGACATTCTAGGACAAGCCCTTTTAGATTACCAAAACGGAAATTACACCGAAGATATTATTACCTCTACAAATATTTCTGACGAAGATATACTACCTATTCCCTACTTGTTTCGTGAATTTAAAGACATGCCTAAATTAGAACAAAAAGCTCTAAAATTAGTTAAAGGTCATGTATTAGACGTTGGTTGTGGTGCTGGCGGACACAGTTTGTATCTTCAAAACAAAGGTATAATTGTAAAATCTATAGATATTTCTGAAGGCGCTATTTCTGTTTGTAATACACGAGGCGTTAATCATGCTGAAGTGGCTTCTATATTAGATATCACCGAGCAATTTGACACCATTTTATTACTGATGAATGGAACAGGTATATTTGAGAAGTTAAGCTACGTGACTAAATATTTATCGCATTTAAAATCGCTTTTAAAACCTAAAGGTCAGATTTTAATTGACTCATCAGATATTCAATATATGTATGAAGATGAAGATGGCGGGTTATGGATAGATACAAACGCGAATTACTACGGCGAACTCGATTACTACATGAGTTATAAAGGTGTAAAAGAAACGCCTTTAACCTGGTTGTATTTAGATTTCGAAACATTAAAGAATGCCTGCCTTACTGTAGGTTTAAACTGTGAGAACGTACAAGAAGGCGAGCATTTCGATTATTTAGCTAAGCTTACTCTTAACGAATAG
- a CDS encoding DUF2059 domain-containing protein: MKSVLFLCIGILFSVVNTYAQTAAYTTAATQCLQSNGTTAFYETVFNTCFKQIQDQYIKYDIPSEEWTEFKALKPEAMKTVNGKLVTAYSDFFTLKDIENMNALYASQAGQTMIKNPSALTKKDKKQIDNFYKTSTGKKIVDSQSDMKEQMQVISDFWCGEIYKTVNDKLEAKGYAIR; encoded by the coding sequence ATGAAATCTGTTCTATTTTTATGTATTGGTATACTATTTAGTGTTGTAAATACGTATGCTCAAACAGCAGCGTATACCACTGCTGCAACACAATGTCTACAAAGTAATGGCACTACAGCCTTCTACGAAACAGTCTTTAATACCTGTTTTAAACAAATTCAGGATCAATACATAAAATACGATATTCCTTCAGAGGAGTGGACAGAATTCAAAGCCTTAAAACCTGAAGCTATGAAAACTGTAAACGGTAAATTGGTTACTGCATATTCAGATTTTTTTACTCTTAAAGATATCGAGAATATGAATGCATTATATGCTTCTCAAGCTGGGCAAACCATGATTAAAAATCCGAGTGCCTTAACGAAAAAAGATAAGAAGCAAATCGATAATTTTTACAAAACCTCCACCGGAAAAAAGATTGTAGATTCACAATCGGATATGAAAGAACAAATGCAAGTTATTTCAGATTTTTGGTGTGGTGAGATTTATAAAACGGTTAACGATAAGTTAGAAGCAAAAGGTTACGCTATTCGTTAA
- a CDS encoding sugar 3,4-ketoisomerase has protein sequence MLVRIIDIPKIKDRRGNLAVIEKDSIPFKIKRVYYLFDVPSDAYRGGHAHKKQVSLLIALSGSFEVVIKNGITEERIVLNKPDKGLLIPTGIWRELENFSSGSVCLVLASTEFEEAEYIRDYPEFLAFKGGK, from the coding sequence ATGTTAGTCAGAATTATAGATATACCGAAAATTAAAGACAGACGCGGTAATTTGGCCGTAATTGAAAAAGATAGTATTCCTTTTAAAATTAAGCGTGTCTATTATTTATTCGATGTGCCTAGTGATGCATATAGAGGAGGACATGCACATAAAAAGCAAGTGTCTTTATTGATTGCTTTAAGCGGAAGTTTTGAAGTCGTTATTAAAAATGGTATAACTGAAGAGCGTATTGTGCTTAACAAACCAGATAAAGGGCTTTTAATTCCTACTGGAATTTGGCGCGAGCTTGAGAATTTTTCTTCAGGTTCGGTGTGTTTGGTTTTAGCATCTACAGAGTTTGAAGAAGCCGAATATATTCGAGACTATCCTGAGTTTTTAGCGTTTAAAGGTGGAAAGTAA
- a CDS encoding tetratricopeptide repeat protein, translated as MTRSNIVLFLLAIVASGQVFAQRTAIYTNDQADYQKALALYNNRQYLASQIIFTAIQKETKEEVMQSECAYYIASTAIRLNQLKSDELVEDFVTEYPTSPKRNSAYVDVANYYFKNGKYAHAKKWYDRVDERSLTVLEKDTYYFNKGYTAFVTKNYSNAQKYLTRVENSSEYGAQAKYYIGYMAYQSDDAGQANQYFDQVQNQAKYKEKLSYFKADLNFKLGNFEEAIALAKEQIPYSTRDEESELNKIIGESYFNLGNYDEAIPYLSLYDGKRGKWSNTDYYLLGYAYYKQSDYDRAISEFNKIISGNNGVAQNAYYHLGESYIKLNKKTEALNAFRNASQMEFVPEIQKDAWYNYAKISYDIGNPYESVPKVLSSYLTKYPETTNRMEVEGLLVDSYITSKNYGEALKLLESKKDAVSKEAYQKVAFYRGLELVEEENYTEALTFFELALKEQINPEYTARTNFWKGECNYNLNNYAEAITDYKAFKQFASTNTEEGKIVDYNLGYAYFKQKDNGQSTEYFNAFTQNYTEDQVKLNDAYLRLADGYFVSSKYSQAIKAYDAAINLGEIETDYAAFQKAISYGYAGDSKTKVSELEQFVKVYPKSKLRDDAMYELGNAYNKSNDKDRAVAMYNQLSSEYRMSSLTPKAMLREGLIFYNDNENQKAIERFKTVAANYPGSPEAIQAVSTARLIYIDMGEVDTYASWVKTLDYVNVTDADLDNSTYEAAEKRYLDNDVDAAIKQFNGYLNQFKNGLHANQAHFYLAQLYYSKGLKVNATPHYKAVVDAQSSEFTEEALKRLSQSYLDGKNWIDAIPVLERLESEATFPQNVVFAQSNLMKANYQLSKYKSAVSYAEKVLANETIDNKIKSDANIIIARSAFNSKDMARAQQAYEDVSKVATGETAAEALYYNAYFKHKDAYFEESNAIVQRLAKDYSSYKYYSAKGLVIMAMNYKELGDAFQATYILESVIENFKTFDDVILDANTQLSEIKKEQAKTNSSIQTQD; from the coding sequence ATGACTAGAAGTAACATTGTATTATTTTTATTAGCTATAGTTGCGAGCGGACAGGTGTTTGCCCAGCGAACAGCAATTTATACCAACGATCAAGCCGATTACCAAAAAGCCCTCGCGTTATATAATAACAGACAGTATTTAGCATCGCAAATTATTTTTACCGCAATACAGAAGGAAACTAAGGAAGAGGTGATGCAGTCTGAGTGTGCTTACTATATAGCAAGTACAGCTATTCGGTTAAATCAGTTAAAATCTGATGAATTAGTTGAAGACTTTGTCACGGAATATCCTACAAGTCCGAAACGAAACTCTGCTTACGTAGATGTTGCAAACTATTATTTTAAAAACGGAAAATATGCGCATGCTAAAAAATGGTATGATCGTGTAGATGAACGCTCGTTAACCGTTTTAGAAAAAGATACCTATTATTTCAATAAAGGGTATACTGCCTTTGTAACCAAAAACTATAGCAATGCACAAAAATATTTAACTCGAGTAGAAAATTCGAGTGAGTATGGTGCACAAGCAAAATATTATATTGGTTATATGGCTTACCAAAGTGACGATGCAGGTCAGGCCAATCAATATTTTGATCAAGTACAAAACCAAGCAAAATATAAAGAGAAACTGTCTTATTTTAAAGCCGATTTAAATTTTAAACTTGGGAATTTTGAAGAGGCGATTGCATTAGCCAAAGAACAAATTCCGTATAGTACTCGAGATGAAGAATCGGAGTTGAATAAAATAATAGGAGAGAGTTATTTTAATTTAGGAAATTACGATGAAGCCATTCCGTATTTAAGTCTGTATGACGGAAAAAGAGGGAAGTGGAGCAACACCGATTATTACTTATTAGGTTATGCGTATTATAAACAAAGTGATTATGATCGTGCTATTTCTGAATTTAATAAAATTATTAGCGGTAATAATGGAGTGGCACAAAATGCCTATTACCACTTAGGAGAGAGTTATATTAAGTTGAATAAAAAAACCGAAGCGTTAAATGCATTTAGAAATGCATCTCAGATGGAATTTGTTCCAGAAATTCAGAAGGATGCTTGGTACAATTATGCTAAAATTAGTTACGATATAGGAAACCCTTACGAGTCGGTTCCTAAGGTGTTATCGAGTTATTTAACGAAATATCCAGAAACAACAAACCGAATGGAGGTTGAAGGGTTACTGGTCGACTCTTATATAACATCTAAAAATTACGGTGAAGCATTAAAATTACTTGAAAGTAAGAAAGACGCAGTTAGTAAAGAAGCGTATCAAAAAGTGGCGTTTTATAGAGGTCTAGAACTTGTCGAGGAAGAAAATTATACAGAAGCCTTAACGTTTTTCGAACTTGCTTTAAAAGAACAAATCAACCCAGAATATACAGCACGAACCAACTTTTGGAAAGGCGAATGTAATTATAATTTAAATAATTATGCAGAAGCAATAACCGATTATAAAGCCTTTAAACAGTTTGCAAGTACCAATACCGAAGAGGGAAAAATTGTAGACTATAACTTAGGTTATGCTTATTTTAAGCAAAAAGATAACGGCCAATCTACAGAATATTTTAATGCATTCACTCAGAATTATACAGAGGATCAAGTCAAGTTAAATGATGCTTATTTACGTCTTGCCGATGGTTATTTTGTGTCTAGTAAATACAGTCAGGCTATTAAAGCTTACGATGCTGCTATTAATTTAGGAGAAATAGAAACCGATTATGCTGCATTTCAAAAAGCCATTAGTTATGGTTATGCAGGAGATTCTAAGACAAAAGTTTCAGAATTAGAACAATTTGTAAAAGTATATCCAAAATCGAAATTAAGAGACGATGCGATGTACGAGTTAGGAAATGCTTATAACAAATCTAACGATAAAGACAGGGCTGTTGCCATGTATAATCAGTTAAGTTCAGAGTACAGAATGAGTTCCTTAACACCTAAAGCGATGTTAAGAGAAGGACTTATTTTTTATAACGATAACGAAAATCAAAAGGCAATCGAACGTTTTAAAACGGTAGCTGCAAATTATCCAGGTTCACCAGAAGCAATTCAAGCAGTATCTACAGCACGTTTAATATATATAGATATGGGCGAAGTAGATACCTATGCCAGTTGGGTAAAAACATTAGATTATGTAAATGTAACAGATGCCGATTTAGATAATTCAACTTATGAAGCTGCAGAAAAAAGATATTTAGACAACGATGTCGATGCCGCGATAAAGCAGTTTAATGGATATTTAAATCAATTTAAAAACGGGTTACATGCCAACCAAGCTCATTTTTATTTAGCACAATTATATTACAGTAAAGGTTTAAAAGTAAATGCTACACCACATTACAAAGCAGTGGTAGACGCGCAAAGCAGTGAGTTTACAGAAGAGGCTTTAAAACGTTTATCTCAGAGTTATTTAGATGGTAAAAACTGGATTGATGCAATACCTGTGTTAGAACGTTTAGAGTCTGAAGCTACTTTTCCTCAAAATGTGGTGTTTGCTCAATCTAACTTAATGAAAGCTAACTATCAGTTAAGTAAATATAAAAGTGCTGTAAGTTATGCCGAAAAAGTATTAGCTAATGAGACTATAGATAACAAAATTAAAAGTGATGCCAATATAATTATTGCAAGGTCTGCTTTTAATTCTAAAGACATGGCGCGTGCACAACAAGCATATGAAGATGTAAGTAAAGTAGCGACTGGAGAAACAGCTGCAGAAGCGTTGTATTATAATGCTTATTTTAAACATAAAGATGCTTATTTTGAAGAGTCGAATGCTATAGTTCAGCGTTTAGCAAAAGATTACTCAAGTTATAAGTATTATAGTGCAAAAGGGTTGGTAATAATGGCAATGAATTACAAAGAGTTGGGCGATGCTTTTCAAGCGACCTATATTTTAGAAAGTGTAATTGAAAACTTTAAAACGTTTGATGATGTTATTTTAGATGCGAATACTCAGTTGTCTGAAATTAAAAAGGAGCAGGCTAAAACCAATTCCTCAATACAAACCCAAGATTAA
- a CDS encoding glycosyltransferase family A protein, with protein MKLEILISTMFRTDLLFLEKMFIHEHFSTFNILIVNQTTEDKLLTSNYANIRVVNSFERGSPASRNLAIRLAIGDVLLMSDDDIVYEKGLEETILGAHQEHEDADMISFEAINEQGQRYTNYYPEGEHSKKSLMKIFTWVISFKREVYKAHEVYFNHHFGVGSTFKGATEYVFLRNAFDIGLKMIHLNKLIVMHPNLSSGVLMGSDNAFFAKTALRQRFIGNLSYIWLVKYVLYAWKANDIKCNEIPYKYKMGLQGIKTYKAL; from the coding sequence TTGAAATTAGAAATTTTAATTTCAACAATGTTTCGAACTGATTTACTCTTTTTAGAAAAAATGTTTATACATGAGCATTTTTCTACTTTCAATATTCTCATTGTAAACCAAACTACAGAAGATAAATTATTAACGTCCAATTATGCCAATATACGCGTTGTTAATTCTTTTGAAAGAGGTTCTCCTGCAAGTCGGAATTTAGCTATTAGATTGGCAATTGGTGATGTGTTATTAATGTCTGATGATGATATTGTGTATGAAAAAGGTTTGGAGGAAACTATTCTGGGTGCACATCAAGAACATGAGGATGCAGATATGATTTCTTTTGAAGCGATAAACGAACAAGGTCAACGCTATACAAACTACTACCCCGAAGGTGAGCATTCTAAAAAATCGCTTATGAAAATTTTTACCTGGGTTATATCATTTAAACGTGAGGTTTATAAAGCCCATGAAGTGTATTTTAATCACCATTTTGGCGTAGGGTCAACATTTAAGGGAGCCACAGAATATGTGTTCTTAAGAAATGCTTTCGATATTGGTTTAAAAATGATACATCTTAATAAATTAATTGTTATGCATCCTAATTTAAGTTCGGGTGTGTTAATGGGAAGCGATAATGCTTTTTTTGCAAAAACAGCTTTAAGGCAGCGTTTTATAGGTAATTTAAGTTACATTTGGTTAGTAAAGTATGTGCTTTATGCTTGGAAAGCGAACGATATTAAGTGCAATGAAATACCCTATAAATATAAAATGGGTTTACAAGGCATAAAAACGTACAAAGCTCTTTAA
- a CDS encoding glycosyltransferase family 2 protein — MQPFFSIIIPLYNKQKHITNTISSVTNQSFKDFEVIIINDGSTDQSLALVNTITDSRLKVYNITNHGVSYARNYGIKKANSDNIALLDGDDFWHTDYLKTMYNLIKKFPEEAVFSCAIAHHYSSKTSTVPYNFKLDDNVEVKNYFKNSVRHSLLSSSSIVFKKAILSKTDWFDESLKSGEDTDMWIRIGINYPIVFIAKVLVYYVYDDSSLSNTSFDITYKPKYDNYLSEESKNRDVKIFIDKNRFSMAILSKLNANTSAYNFYRTHLDVGNLKTSQKILLFCPAWLLKVLLKLKALSGKKVYFPPLNAKNSG, encoded by the coding sequence ATGCAGCCTTTTTTTTCTATAATTATACCGCTTTACAACAAGCAGAAACATATAACAAACACCATTAGTTCTGTTACAAATCAAAGCTTTAAAGATTTTGAAGTTATTATCATTAATGATGGCTCTACAGATCAAAGTTTAGCATTGGTTAATACCATAACAGATTCAAGACTTAAAGTATATAATATTACAAATCACGGTGTGAGTTATGCCAGAAATTATGGCATTAAAAAAGCAAATTCAGATAATATCGCACTATTAGATGGGGATGATTTTTGGCATACAGATTATCTTAAAACCATGTATAATCTAATTAAAAAATTTCCTGAGGAAGCTGTTTTCTCTTGCGCAATAGCACATCATTATAGCAGTAAAACATCGACTGTTCCATATAATTTTAAACTCGATGACAACGTAGAGGTTAAAAATTATTTTAAAAACAGTGTAAGACATAGTTTGCTATCTAGCTCCAGTATTGTTTTTAAAAAAGCTATACTTTCTAAAACAGATTGGTTTGATGAATCCTTAAAATCGGGAGAAGATACAGATATGTGGATTCGTATTGGAATCAATTATCCTATTGTTTTTATTGCTAAAGTATTAGTCTATTATGTGTATGACGATTCTAGTTTGTCCAACACATCTTTTGATATAACATATAAACCTAAATATGATAACTATTTATCTGAAGAAAGCAAAAATAGAGATGTGAAGATCTTTATAGATAAAAACAGGTTCTCGATGGCTATTTTAAGTAAATTAAATGCGAATACATCGGCCTATAATTTTTATAGAACACACTTAGATGTTGGCAATTTAAAAACGAGTCAAAAAATATTATTATTTTGCCCAGCTTGGCTTTTAAAGGTACTTTTAAAGCTAAAGGCACTAAGCGGAAAGAAAGTTTACTTTCCACCTTTAAACGCTAAAAACTCAGGATAG